From one Pedobacter faecalis genomic stretch:
- a CDS encoding Lrp/AsnC family transcriptional regulator: MISELLDHTDLRILNLMQDDCRLSPKQLANHLKISYNTVLDRLKKLTDQGCILGYTTLLNKEIVSEYLHFMILVKLREHTAQALLDFKMAVDEIEDVKECYHLTGRFDFHLKVSVRDMAAYNKLLNDVLLALPNVNSCETACVISTSKFDTRIKLTMK; encoded by the coding sequence ATGATTTCTGAATTACTGGACCACACGGATCTTCGGATTCTGAATTTGATGCAGGATGATTGCCGGCTTAGCCCTAAACAGTTGGCCAATCATCTCAAGATTTCTTATAATACCGTGCTTGACCGGCTTAAAAAGCTGACCGATCAGGGCTGTATACTCGGGTATACCACGCTTCTTAACAAGGAGATCGTGTCGGAATACCTGCATTTTATGATTCTCGTGAAACTGCGTGAGCATACCGCTCAGGCGCTTCTGGATTTCAAAATGGCTGTGGATGAAATCGAGGACGTTAAGGAGTGTTATCACCTTACGGGCCGCTTTGACTTTCACCTGAAAGTGTCGGTGCGCGACATGGCCGCTTACAACAAACTGCTTAATGATGTACTTCTGGCGCTACCTAATGTTAATTCCTGCGAGACTGCCTGTGTTATTTCGACGAGTAAGTTCGATACCCGGATTAAACTTACGATGAAATAA
- the ileS gene encoding isoleucine--tRNA ligase, whose amino-acid sequence MYREFKQLELAKIADEILEFWKKEGIFEKSISSRPASNPFTFYEGPPSANGMPGIHHVMARAIKDIFCRYKTQKGFQVKRKAGWDTHGLPVELGTEKELGITKEDIGKSISVEDYNEACKKTVMRYTDVWNDLTEKMGYWVDMGDPYITYKSKYMESVWWLLKQIYDKGLLYKGYTIQPYSPKAGTGLSSHEVNQPGAYRDVTDTTIVAQFKALPDTLPDFLQGFGDIHFLAWTTTPWTLPSNTALTVGPAIEYVLVKSFNQYTFEPVSVILAKALLGKQFNKIYFESSAAEDFQNFKAGDKKIPFEVLASFKGDELVGIRYEQLLQYVLPYQNAENAFRVISGDFVTTEDGTGIVHTAPTFGADDARVAREAKPEVPPMLVLDNNGIPVPLVDLQGRFTSHVGDLAGKYVKNEYYDAGSAPEKSVDVEIAIRLKEENKAFKVEKYVHSYPHSWRTDEPLLYYPLDSWFIRVTDVKDRMFELNETINWKPKATGEGRFGNWLKNANDWNLSRSRYWGIPLPVWRTEDKKEEVVIGSVEELYHAIEASIAAGFQQENPFKGFEIGNMSDKNYELVDLHKNVVDNVVLVSPSGKPMKRETDLIDVWFDSGAMPYAQWHYPFENKDKVDGQTDFPADFIAEGVDQTRGWFYTLHAIGTLVFDKIAYKNVVSNGLVLDKNGQKMSKRLGNAVDPFKTLAEFGPDATRWYMISNANPWDNLKFDIEGIAEIRRKFFGTLYNTYAFFALYANIDKFEIDLDKQTPVAERSELDRWILSLLQHLIAEVDESYNNYEPTKAARAVQNFVDEHLSNWYIRLSRRRFWKGEMTADKKAAYETLYTCLNSVAQLMAPIAPFFADWLFLNLNAGNAKNTCESVHLTLLPDADSKLVDEELNERMRLAQDISSMVLSLRKKTGINVRQPLARILIPVLDNKFAERVDLVKELILSETNIKDIEYITDTAGLITKKIKPNFKALGQKAGKDMKAVAQVISDFNQDDIAALEKDGHIAILEGRYDIQLTDVEIMAEDIPGWQVTSMGSLTVALDVTITDSLKREGLSRELINRIQNLRKEMGFEVTDRIKVTLQYEKQLADAVDQNKTYICSEILADEIAIAESIDKGNKIVIDDVELQILITQQ is encoded by the coding sequence ATGTATAGGGAATTTAAACAATTAGAACTGGCCAAGATAGCGGATGAGATACTGGAATTCTGGAAGAAGGAAGGCATTTTTGAGAAGAGTATTTCGTCGCGTCCGGCATCCAATCCGTTTACTTTTTACGAAGGACCTCCATCCGCTAACGGGATGCCTGGTATTCACCACGTAATGGCCCGTGCGATTAAAGATATTTTTTGCCGCTACAAAACGCAAAAAGGTTTTCAGGTGAAGCGGAAGGCCGGCTGGGATACGCACGGTCTGCCAGTGGAACTGGGCACCGAAAAGGAACTGGGCATTACCAAAGAAGACATTGGAAAAAGCATCTCTGTTGAAGATTATAATGAAGCCTGTAAAAAGACCGTGATGCGTTATACGGACGTCTGGAACGATCTGACAGAGAAGATGGGATACTGGGTGGATATGGGCGACCCTTACATCACTTATAAATCGAAATATATGGAGTCGGTATGGTGGCTCCTGAAGCAAATTTACGATAAAGGGCTGCTTTATAAGGGCTATACGATACAGCCTTATTCCCCTAAGGCAGGAACGGGGCTCAGCTCTCACGAGGTGAATCAGCCAGGTGCTTATCGCGATGTAACAGATACGACGATCGTAGCGCAGTTTAAGGCCCTGCCTGACACCCTGCCTGATTTTCTTCAGGGTTTTGGTGATATTCATTTTCTGGCATGGACGACGACGCCCTGGACCTTACCATCTAATACGGCGCTGACTGTGGGTCCGGCTATAGAGTATGTATTGGTTAAGTCTTTTAACCAATATACATTCGAACCTGTAAGTGTTATACTTGCAAAAGCCTTGCTCGGCAAACAGTTCAACAAGATCTATTTTGAAAGCAGCGCTGCTGAGGACTTTCAAAACTTTAAAGCGGGTGATAAAAAGATTCCTTTCGAGGTGCTTGCTTCTTTTAAGGGGGACGAGCTGGTGGGCATCCGTTATGAGCAGTTGCTGCAATATGTGCTGCCTTACCAAAATGCTGAAAATGCTTTCCGCGTGATATCGGGTGATTTTGTAACGACAGAGGACGGTACGGGTATTGTACATACGGCGCCGACTTTTGGTGCGGATGATGCCCGCGTAGCGAGGGAAGCGAAACCAGAGGTGCCGCCTATGCTGGTACTCGACAACAATGGCATACCGGTGCCTTTGGTAGATTTGCAGGGCCGGTTTACTTCACACGTGGGCGACCTGGCCGGCAAATATGTTAAGAACGAATACTATGATGCAGGCTCTGCGCCGGAAAAATCGGTTGACGTGGAGATTGCCATTCGTCTGAAGGAAGAGAATAAAGCTTTTAAAGTTGAGAAATATGTTCACAGCTATCCGCATAGCTGGCGTACGGATGAGCCCTTGCTCTACTATCCTCTTGACTCCTGGTTTATACGCGTTACCGATGTAAAAGACCGGATGTTTGAACTGAACGAGACGATCAACTGGAAGCCTAAAGCTACCGGTGAAGGCCGTTTTGGCAACTGGCTTAAAAATGCGAACGACTGGAATTTATCCCGTTCCAGGTATTGGGGCATCCCGCTGCCGGTATGGAGAACAGAGGATAAAAAGGAGGAGGTGGTGATCGGATCTGTGGAGGAACTGTACCATGCCATCGAAGCTTCTATCGCTGCGGGATTCCAGCAGGAGAATCCGTTTAAAGGCTTTGAGATCGGCAATATGTCGGACAAGAACTATGAACTTGTTGATCTGCACAAAAATGTGGTGGACAACGTTGTTCTTGTTTCGCCTTCCGGTAAACCGATGAAACGGGAAACTGACCTGATCGACGTATGGTTTGATTCAGGCGCTATGCCTTATGCGCAATGGCACTATCCGTTTGAAAACAAGGATAAAGTGGACGGACAGACGGATTTTCCGGCCGACTTTATCGCTGAGGGCGTGGATCAGACACGCGGCTGGTTCTATACCCTGCATGCCATTGGTACGCTGGTGTTCGACAAGATCGCTTACAAGAACGTGGTATCTAACGGTTTGGTTCTTGATAAGAATGGACAGAAAATGTCTAAACGACTGGGTAACGCGGTGGATCCGTTTAAAACACTCGCGGAGTTTGGTCCGGATGCTACGCGCTGGTATATGATCTCTAATGCAAACCCCTGGGATAACCTCAAGTTTGACATTGAAGGTATTGCCGAGATAAGGCGCAAGTTCTTCGGCACTTTGTACAACACGTATGCATTTTTTGCCCTTTACGCAAACATTGATAAGTTTGAGATAGACCTTGATAAGCAAACACCTGTCGCGGAGCGCAGTGAACTTGACCGGTGGATACTGTCTCTACTTCAGCATCTGATTGCCGAGGTGGATGAAAGCTATAATAATTATGAACCTACCAAAGCGGCGCGTGCTGTTCAGAACTTCGTGGATGAGCATTTAAGCAACTGGTATATCCGTTTGTCGCGCCGCCGTTTCTGGAAGGGAGAAATGACCGCTGACAAGAAGGCTGCTTACGAAACGCTGTACACCTGTCTGAACAGCGTAGCCCAATTGATGGCTCCAATCGCACCATTCTTTGCGGACTGGCTGTTCCTGAACCTGAACGCCGGCAACGCAAAAAACACCTGCGAGTCGGTACACCTCACTTTGCTGCCTGACGCTGACAGCAAGCTGGTAGACGAGGAACTGAATGAGCGTATGCGTTTGGCTCAGGATATTTCTTCTATGGTCTTATCTCTTCGTAAAAAAACAGGCATCAATGTAAGGCAGCCTCTTGCCAGGATACTTATTCCGGTGCTCGATAATAAATTTGCTGAGCGGGTTGATCTGGTAAAGGAGCTGATTCTTTCCGAAACCAATATTAAGGATATTGAATATATCACGGATACGGCGGGACTGATTACCAAGAAGATAAAGCCGAACTTTAAGGCATTAGGCCAGAAAGCCGGTAAAGACATGAAGGCGGTTGCTCAGGTAATCTCGGATTTCAATCAGGATGACATCGCCGCACTGGAAAAAGATGGTCACATTGCTATATTGGAGGGCAGGTACGATATTCAGCTTACAGATGTGGAGATCATGGCTGAGGATATTCCGGGATGGCAGGTGACCAGTATGGGCAGCCTGACTGTGGCACTGGACGTGACCATTACAGATTCACTGAAGCGTGAAGGCTTATCAAGAGAACTGATCAACAGGATACAGAATCTGCGTAAGGAGATGGGCTTTGAGGTGACCGACCGTATTAAAGTAACATTACAGTATGAGAAACAGCTTGCCGACGCGGTAGATCAAAATAAAACTTACATTTGTTCGGAGATCTTGGCCGACGAGATTGCGATAGCGGAAAGCATTGACAAGGGAAACAAAATAGTAATCGATGATGTTGAACTACAAATTTTGATTACACAACAATAG